The Cottoperca gobio chromosome 6, fCotGob3.1, whole genome shotgun sequence genome has a segment encoding these proteins:
- the cspg4 gene encoding chondroitin sulfate proteoglycan 4: MEKALFTQGPVVGPPWQGQEVGVGGTEGARGTVVMEQVESYFGDSSCNLQAFQDVSTFRLSLQIKTSRRSGLLLLAAGMEDYLFLELLNGKIQARMNLGAGEVTLSSIQGLQLNNLLDHKISLTLQDGSLNMTIDDLFPTYVPVDDDGEQLNIDQGIWLGGTGDLDAPYLSNAIPPFRGCMTQVKFESHQFDILSSVFKQCHDTKESCSSEFEAGDGEATSFSTPDSFVSFPTWSGASGSPRALEVLMKTTIEDALLVFHPGRESDFIAIGVVKGYLKGMLDLGDGLKVLENNEVQLDDDQWHRIKVQVSQDSFVMNVDSQSSSLPLDSSQNLDLVGNLYLGGIQGKMKDVFRESGSLNHVEEEMTAESFIGCLGEIKVNQKDRSLQDALVTKDVHVKCEGEDYDYSSYYDTDATTTSPPVRIRYVDLDIKDQHCYPTDDTPEIFKNVTKLLDVTPLLVPEGGEALIDINNLFPTFDLSAAGMRQSQIIFTLQNDPWYGLIDLNTNTRRTQKFTLLDVVNQKIKYMHDGNERHEDQIQLQVVAESNGYLPECLKTPQEYVLRVEILPVNDIPQLGGGEITITENGRTRLSPSLIKITDSDTRCDELVVSVTSEPSVEMGFLENGQQPGRSISEFTCRELKDGNIYFVHRGGSAAEITLEVSDGQSVSHSTTFKLSVTQPHMTIVTNTGLLLSQGSNASLGVQNLAVIAHPRNGDIMYNITKPLIFGELLMMISDGMYKQVTTFHQSDLDQDRLRYVSTDSSDQEDIVSERFQFDVHLGQFSLWNNTFLVKIIPAQVKVSNMVPLEMESEQEQTIGPTELQAEVKGKNPDPQTVKYILVKSPTLGSLQLSDRELAVGDVFTQKDILDSTVSYRVRVQRAVDSTDQFQFRVLADDQYSPLYTFPINILGTADAPVLTNEKLVVLQGGEHTVNKDYLWMHSPGSTDFVYRVTQNPKYGRLIRDSPVGMPRFEGAIRVFSNEDLHFERLIYKHDGSKTSSDEFHFSVFDQGVENSDNEETVSGVFRISIQSKNEHAPERVVDKFLNIVRHGQRLLTTDVIQFKDDDSGFNDTQIVYAREGILSGNIVSTSNPSQPLFRFTQADLRDKNILFIHHGADRERFSLQVSDGFHKTTALLEIQAGEPYLRVVNNTMIVIDHGSTKTLNTTLLSADSNMDIRDDSEIKFQVTSPPGDGRIIVSGIEASEFTQEDLKKGVVSYEHNYESLRSKDSFSFAVQARGHSEEGIFRIRIFKQGYLSEPEVITNEVIISYEGEHTVINQDNLKVDQADILPTEMVFTIKEPPRLGHVVKLTNSSDGTASPVLDYIHSFTQEDIDQGRILYVSASIQGNDAFTVDVSNGFTSVEDLHLSVNIVPQLIPVQTFNFTVKEGLSRQINAEIINISHPFYSLANIDFVVEEPPQHGDIRYLDGDELSYFTWEEMKLGHIYYMHDSTESTEDTFTLAASAYEIERRSLPVTISVTVIPVNDEPPKLTRNTGLEVLAGEEADITSSMLNTEDADTPAEELVYNVELPTHGMVALKQAPEEGLLNFTQVHINKGEVIFIHEGEESGGFSFTVTDGEHTSPLYQFVVTARPLTITMVTQAELMVFPGTRQSITSANLGAVTNEDGNEISYSLVRPPRLGRLILANDRNQYEEISRFSQTQLESGAVYYEHQIPEEPFWVVRDSIDLTLSSQPAPDVRHILPITISYYSAHSNISSQLWKNKGLDIVQGQRKTIDDSIIDASNLLSIIPEDKRGDVDVVFQIKRFPDHGRITLGGQDLPRNAPSFMQEDVAQGKLEYLHDDSGASFDSFSFRARLKSESDSIASPAESVVLEEIFNIAIKRRGSDSPELVTIDMLLEVLQGSLTVLTQKHLNTQDEDSPPDEVHFKVTKAPSNGRLVDSLTMDPISEFTQEMVNRGQVGFVSDGSLAEGFMEFIVSDGEHQTEPHTLHVGILARTLILDKAPEIKVKQGDDETLVSEEMLKATTGGPVEEDILYKITSVPKYAAVMVDRQPTSAFTQKQIKEGRVSVRFVKSTSPRDSVAFVARSRAANVSSVLNITVQPLANIAQDPLLPRGALVQLDRKLLDATPLANKTRTSPTFTVIQQPQGARFVRSGGPGAGQPVDTFSQKELDEGRVAMEILNSASGSQGSVSQDEARFLLKAHGVPPAECVLSFQTGPYNASGVYPATLLRIPSEVPSKDSNDLPDVAGSPRSTPPSPRWKGNMDWPNGDAPTTISSGSSSEGKPHVSRQNNFWSILIPILVILLLLLLAAILAYYLIRKNKTGKHDVQTAASKPKNGEVATSAETFRKTDPANNIPMSSMDSKDADPELLQHCRTTNPALKKNQYWV; the protein is encoded by the exons AATCCTACTTTGGGGACAGCTCCTGCAATTTACAAGCCTTCCAAGATGTCTCCACCTTCCGCCTGTCACTACAGATCAAGACGAGTCGGAGAAGTGGGCTGCTGTTACTGGCTGCAGGAATGGAGGACTACTTGTTCCTTGAACTCCTAAATGGGAAAAtacag gcACGGATGAATTTAGGGGCTGGCGAGGTGACACTTTCCTCAATCCAAGGACTACAGCTGAACAACCTTCTGGACCACAAAATCTCACTCACACTGCAAGATGGCAGTCTCAACATGACAATTGATGATCTCTTCCCGACATATGTTCCCGTGGATGACGACGGCGAACAGCTTAATATTGACCAGGGTATTTGGCTTGGAGGAACAGGAGACCTGGATGCTCCCTACCTCAGCAATGCCATTCCCCCTTTTCGCGGCTGCATGACTCAGGTCAAATTTGAGTCCCACCAGTTTGATATCCTCAGTTCAGTGTTTAAACAATGCCACGACACAAAGGAATCCTGTAGCAGTGAGTTTGAGGCTGGTGATGGGGAGGCAACAAGTTTCAGCACTCCTGACTCCTTTGTGTCCTTTCCCACCTGGAGCGGGGCTAGTGGTTCTCCAAGGGCCTTAGAAGTCCTCATGAAAACCACCATCGAGGATGCATTACTTGTTTTCCACCCTGGCCGAGAGTCGGACTTTATAGCTATTGGTGTTGTGAAAGGCTATCTCAAAGGTATGCTGGACCTCGGCGATGGCTTGAAGGTACTGGAGAATAACGAGGTGCAGCTAGATGATGATCAGTGGCATAGAATTAAGGTCCAAGTCAGTCAGGATTCTTTTGTCATGAATGTAGATAGCCagtcttcctccctccctcttgaCTCATCACAAAATTTGGACTTGGTTGGAAACTTGTATTTAGGAGGCATCCAAGGGAAAATGAAGGATGTCTTTCGTGAAAGCGGGTCTTTAAATCACGTAGAGGAGGAAATGACCGCCGAATCATTCATTGGTTGTTTGGGGGAAATCAAAGTAAATCAGAAGGATAGAAGCCTGCAGGATGCTTTGGTGACTAAAGATGTTCATGTTAAATGTGAAGGAGAGGACTATGACTATTCAAGTTACTATGACACAGATGCAACTACAACTTCTCCACCAGTTCGCATCCGATATGTTGATTTGGACATCAAAGACCAGCATTGCTACCCAACAGATGACACGCCAGAGATATTCAAAAACGTAACAAAGCTTCTTGACGTCACCCCATTGCTTGTGCCTGAAGGTGGGGAAGCTTTAATTGATATCAACAACCTTTTCCCTACATTCGACCTCAGTGCTGCAGGAATGCGTCAGTCTCAGATAATCTTTACCCTCCAGAATGATCCCTGGTATGGTTTGATTGATCTGAACACTAACACAAGACGCACACAGAAGTTCACTCTTCTCGATGTTGTCAATCAGAAAATAAAGTACATGCATGATGGAAATGAAAGGCATGAAGATCAAATCCAGCTGCAGGTGGTTGCTGAAAGTAACGGCTACCTTCCAGAATGTTTAAAAACCCCTCAGGAGTATGTCCTCCGAGTTGAAATTCTTCCCGTCAATGATATACCACAACTTGGTGGAGGAGAAATCACAATCACAGAAAATGGCAGAACTCGTTTGAGTCCCAGCCTTATCAAAATCACGGATTCTGACACCCGCTGTGATGAATTAGTAGTAAGCGTAACCTCAGAGCCTTCTGTGGAAATGGGTTTCTTAGAAAATGGTCAGCAGCCAGGAAGAAGCATCTCAGAGTTCACTTGCAGGGAATTGAAAGATGGAAATATCTATTTCGTACACAGAGGGGGTAGTGCTGCTGAAATTACCTTGGAGGTGTCTGATGGACAATCAGTAAGCCATTCAACTACCTTTAAGTTATCTGTGACACAGCCACATATGACTATTGTCACCAACACTGGCCTTCTCTTGTCACAAGGAAGCAACGCATCCTTAGGTGTTCAAAATCTTGCTGTCATCGCTCATCCTCGTAATGGAGATATTATGTATAACATCACAAAACCTTTGATATTTGGAGAACTACTGATGATGATAAGTGATGGAATGTACAAGCAGGTTACAACTTTCCATCAATCCGATCTGGATCAAGATCGCCTAAGATACGTCAGCACAGACTCCAGCGACCAGGAAGATATTGTGAGCGAGCGGTTTCAGTTCGATGTCCATCTGGGGCAGTTCTCCCTCTGGAACAACACCTTCTTAGTCAAGATCATCCCAGCACAGGTGAAAGTTTCTAACATGGTTCCACTGGAGATGGAGTCCGAGCAAGAGCAAACAATCGGACCCACAGAGCTTCAAGCCGAAGTAAAAGGGAAAAACCCAGATCCTCAAACTGTGAAATACATCCTTGTCAAGTCTCCAACACTTGGTAGTCTGCAGTTGTCAGACAGAGAGTTGGCTGTGGGGGACGTCTTCACACAGAAGGACATTTTGGACAGTACAGTTAGCTACAGAGTGCGTGTGCAAAGAGCTGTGGATAGTACAGACCAGTTCCAGTTCAGAGTTCTTGCTGATGATCAGTACTCCCCTCTATACACCTTCCCAATTAACATCCTCGGTACTGCAGATGCTCCTGTTTTGACCAATGAGAAGCTGGTTGTCTTGCAGGGTGGTGAGCACACTGTGAACAAAGACTATCTTTGGATGCATTCTCCAGGTTCTACAGATTTTGTGTACCGAGTCACACAGAATCCAAAGTATGGTCGATTGATAAGGGACTCCCCGGTTGGCATGCCTAGATTTGAGGGGGCAATAAGAGTATTTAGCAATGAAGACCTCCATTTTGAAAGGCTTATTTACAAGCACGATGGCTCCAAGACAAGCAGTGATGAATTCCATTTTTCAGTATTTGATCAAGGAGTGGAAAATTCCGACAATGAAGAAACCGTGAGTGGGGTTTTCAGAATATCTATCCAATCCAAGAACGAGCATGCTCCTGAGAGGGTTGTGGACAAATTCCTCAATATAGTCCGCCACGGTCAGCGTCTGCTAACAACTGATGTCATCCAGTTTAAGGACGACGACTCAGGTTTCAATGACACCCAAATTGTCTACGCTCGTGAGGGGATCCTCTCAGGCAACATCGTCTCAACATCTAATCCCTCGCAGCCCCTTTTCCGTTTCACACAAGCCGACCTGCGAGATAAGAACATCCTCTTCATTCACCATGGAGCAGACCGGGAACGCTTCTCACTGCAGGTGTCAGATGGCTTCCACAAGACCACTGCACTGCTTGAGATCCAGGCAGGTGAGCCCTACCTGCGAGTAGTAAACAACACAATGATTGTCATCGACCATGGAAGCACCAAGACCCTTAACACTACCCTGTTGAGCGCTGACTCCAACATGGACATCAGAGACGACAGTGAGATCAAGTTCCAGGTCACATCGCCACCCGGCGACGGCAGGATTATTGTGAGTGGGATTGAGGCTTCAGAGTTTACCCAGGAGGACCTGAAAAAAGGCGTCGTCTCATATGAGCATAATTATGAGAGTCTGAGGTCCAAGGACTCCTTCAGCTTCGCCGTCCAAGCAAGAGGACATTCGGAAGAGGGCATATTCAGGATAAGAATATTCAAGCAAGGTTACCTCTCTGAGCCTGAGGTGATAACCAATGAAGTCATCATTTCCTATGAGGGAGAGCACACCGTCATCAACCAGGATAATCTCAAG GTGGATCAAGCGGATATTCTTCCTACAGAAATGGTGTTCACCATTAAAGAGCCTCCTCGTCTCGGACATGTGGTCAAGCTGACAAACAGCTCGGACGGCACAGCCTCGCCCGTCCTCGACTACATTCACTCCTTCACCCAAGAGGACATTGATCAGGGACGCATTCTCTATGTGTCTGCATCCATCCAG GGCAATGACGCCTTCACAGTTGATGTCAGTAATGGTTTTACTTCAGTGGAGGACCTGCACCTATCTGTGAACATCGTGCCCCAACTCATCCCTGTCCAGACCTTCAACTTTACAGTGAAGGAAGGCCTCAGCAGGCAAATAAACGCAGAGATTATTAACATCTCGCATCCCTTCTACAGCTTAGCAAACATCGACTTTGTTGTGGAAGAGCCACCACAGCACGGGGACATCCGTTACCTGGATGGAGACGAACTTTCTTACTTTACATGGGAAGAG atGAAACTTGGACACATCTACTACATGCATGACAGCActgagagcacagaggacacTTTTACACTCGCTGCCTCGGCTTATGAGATTGAGCGCCGGAGCCTCCCTGTCACCATCTCAGTGACTGTCATACCAGTCAACGATGAGCCGCCCAAACTGACACGTAACACGGGACTGGAG GTTCTGGCTGGTGAGGAAGCTGATATCACCTCCAGCATGCTGAACACTGAGGACGCCGATACACCCGCAGAGGAACTGGTTTACAACGTTGAGCTGCCAACCCATGGGATGGTGGCGTTGAAACAGGCGCCCGAGGAGGGACTCTTAAATTTCACACAGGTCCACATAAACAAAGGGGAGGTCATCTTCATTCACGAGG GTGAAGAGTCTGGCGGCTTCAGCTTCACGGTGACAGACGGAGAGCACACGTCTCCTCTCTACCAATTTGTGGTCACAGCCAGGCCTCTCACCATCACCATGGTAACGCAGGCAGAGCTCATGGTGTTTCCAG GAACAAGGCAGTCAATAACAAGTGCCAATCTGGGGGCTGTAACCAATGAGGATGGGAATGAGATAAGCTACTCTCTTGTCCGCCCACCTCGTTTGGGACGACTCATCCTGGCCAATGACAGGAACCAATACGAAGAAATTAGCCGCTTCTCACAAACACAG CTGGAGTCGGGAGCGGTCTACTATGAGCACCAGATACCTGAGGAGCCTTTTTGGGTGGTGAGGGACTCCATTGATCTCACTCTGTCATCCCAACCAGCCCCAGACGTCCGTCACATCCTGCCCATCACTATCTCTTACTATTCTGCTCACAGCAACATCTCCTCACAGCTGTGGAAAAACAAAG gTTTGGATATTGTACAAGGCCAAAGGAAAACCATTGACGACTCAATTATTGACGCCTCCAACTTGTTGTCTATCATACCCGAAGATAAGCGAGGTGATGTGGATGTGGTTTTTCAGATTAAGCGTTTCCCCGACCACGGTCGTATAACCTTGGGGGGTCAGGACCTGCCCCGTAATGCCCCATCCTTCATGCAGGAAGATGTAGCTCAAGGAAAGCTGGAGTATCTCCATGATGACTCAGGGGCTTCCTTCGACAGCTTCTCTTTCAGAGCCCGTCTAAAGTCTGAGAGTGACAGTATTGCCTCACCTGCGGAATCTGTGGTCCTGGAGGAGATATTTAACATCGCAATCAAACGGCGGGGCTCTGACTCCCCTGAACTAGTCACTATAGACATGCTCTTGGAGGTTCTTCAAGGCTCATTGACCGTTTTGACCCAGAAGCATCTAAACACTCAAGACGAGGACAGTCCTCCAGATGAGGTGCACTTCAAAGTGACCAAAGCCCCAAGCAACGGTCGACTGGTTGACTCACTCACAATGGACCCCATCTCTGAGTTCACACAGGAGATGGTCAATCGTGGGCAGGTGGGCTTCGTCAGCGATGGCAGCCTTGCCGAAGGCTTTATGGAATTCATCGTGTCAGATGGAGAACACCAAACAGAGCCACACACGCTGCACGTCGGCATCCTAGCTCGCACCCTGATTCTTGACAAAGCCCCTGAGATCAAGGTGAAGCAAGGCGATGATGAGACACTGGTGTCTGAGGAGATGTTGAAGGCCACTACCGGGGGCCCTGTTGAGGAGGACATCCTTTACAAGATCACAAGTGTACCTAAGTATGCAGCTGTCATGGTAGACCGGCAGCCTACATCCGCCTTCACCCAGAAACAGATCAAAGAAGGCAGAGTCAGTGTCCGCTTTGTCAAGTCCACTTCACCTCGAGACAGCGTTGCTTTTGTAGCCCGTAGCAGGGCTGCTAatgtctcctctgtcctcaaCATCACCGTCCAGCCTCTGGCCAACATTGCCCAGGATCCTCTTTTACCCCGAGGCGCACTTGTCCAACTGGACAGGAAGCTTTTGGATGCAACTCCCCTGGCAAACAAGACCAGAACCTCCCCCACGTTCACTGTCATCCAACAGCCCCAGGGGGCTCGTTTTGTGAGGTCTGGAGGTCCTGGTGCAGGTCAGCCAGTGGACACATTCAGCCAAAAGGAGCTAGATGAGGGCCGTGTTGCTATGGAAATCCTAAATAGCGCTTCTGGATCACAAGGTAGTGTCAGTCAGGACGAGGCCCGTTTCCTGCTCAAAGCCCATGGGGTTCCTCCTGCAGAATGTGTGCTATCTTTCCAGACGGGCCCCTACAATGCCTCTGGGGTCTACCCTGCCACTCTGTTGAGGATTCCCTCAGAAGTCCCATCAAAGGACAGTAATGACCTCCCTGATGTGGCTGGATCCCCTCGTTCCACTCCACCTAGCCCCCGCTGGAAGGGCAACATGGACTGGCCCAACGGAGATGCCCCCACCACAATATCTTCTGGCTCTAGCTCCGAGGGTAAACCACATGTTTCCCGGCAAAACAACTTCTGGTCAATTCTCATCCCCATCCTGGTAATCCTTCTCCTCTTGCTGCTGGCAGCCATCTTGGCCTACTACCTGATACGTAAGAACAAGACAGGCAAGCACGACGTCCAGACGGCAGCTTCCAAGCCCAAAAACGGAGAGGTGGCCACCAGCGCAGAAACCTTTCGCAAAACTGACCCAGCCAATAATATCCCAATGTCCAGCATGGACTCCAAAGACGCAGACCCGGAGTTGTTGCAGCACTGTCGGACAACGAACCCGGCCTTAAAAAAGAACCAGTACTGGGTCTGA